The proteins below are encoded in one region of Bacteroidota bacterium:
- a CDS encoding pyrimidine dimer DNA glycosylase/endonuclease V yields the protein MRIRDIDPKQLCRKHLFGEHREIHGLWSILIKHKGVGGYARHPETLRWIGKQGTSNHRHDLLVNEMISRGYQHQSPLIGKIAKDEGKQSIFINNINEQKELLNNKPCECLL from the coding sequence ATGAGAATTCGGGACATCGATCCAAAACAACTTTGCAGAAAGCATTTGTTTGGCGAACATAGGGAAATACATGGACTTTGGAGTATCCTCATTAAACATAAAGGTGTTGGAGGCTACGCAAGGCATCCTGAAACTTTGCGTTGGATTGGAAAACAAGGTACCTCAAATCACCGTCACGACTTGTTGGTGAATGAAATGATCAGTCGTGGCTATCAACATCAATCTCCGCTTATCGGAAAAATTGCAAAAGATGAAGGAAAACAATCTATTTTTATAAACAACATAAATGAACAAAAAGAATTACTCAATAATAAACCTTGCGAATGCCTATTATAA